The genomic stretch GTTAAAATTTTAACAGAAAATATTCAAAATGTCTACTTTTAGGGTCTGAAAAATACAAACCTATTTTAAAAACCTAAATGAAACGTAAACATCTCTACATCTTCGCTTTTCTAATTATGGGAGCGAACGTTATTTTTGCTCAAGATAGCCAAGAAGACAAGAAGCCCCAAGGACACATCAATAGCAATAAATTTAGACAACTCTATCAAGAATTCTCTACTCCAAACATGTACAGAACTGGTTCTGGTGCGCCAGGAGCAGCATATTATCAGCAACAGGCTGATTATGAAATAGATATTGAGCTTGATGATAAAAATAAGAAAATGTATGGTGTTGAAACCATTACATATACAAATAATTCCCCTGACAATTTAGAGTACCTTTGGGTTCAACTTGATCAAAATGTTCGCGCTAAAAATTCGCAAGCAAAACTTAAAAATGGATCGAGTTTTCCACGTTTAGAAAGAGCTTCAAAATTTGTAGGAAGCTATGTAGTTGATCCTTTTGACGGAGGTTTTAATATTGACTATATAAAAAACGAAAAAGGAAGACCAATGTCATTTACGATCAACGAAACAATGATGCGTATTGACTTGCCACAACCGTTAAAAGCTGGAGCTAAAATTTCGTTCTCCATCAAATGGTGGTATAATATTAATAATCATGTAACCAACAGAGGTCGTTCAGGATATGAATTTTTTGAAAAAGATGGAAATTACGCTTATGTAATTGCTCAGTTTTTCCCAAGAATGGCAGTTTATAATGATGTTGAAGGTTGGCAAAATTTTCAGTTTTGGGGAAGTGGAGAATTTGCGTTACCATTTGGAAACTACGAAGTAAATATTACGGTTCCTGCAGATCACATTTTAGATGCAACAGGCGAATTACAGAATAGAAAAAACGTGTTTACCAAAGATATGATGAAGCGTTATGAGCGTGCGCTAGAATCATACGATAAACCAGTAATCATTGTAACACAGGCAGAAGCAAAAGCTGCTGAAAAAGACTTTTCTACAAAAAAGAAGACATGGAAATTCTACGCGGAAAACGTGAGAGACTTTGCATTTGCAACTTCGCGTAAATTTATTTGGGACATGCAAGCCGTTGATATCAATGGTAAAAAAGTAATGGCAGTTTCCATGTATCCAAAAGAGGGAAATCCGCTTTGGGAAGAATATTCTACGAAAGCTGTAGCAAGTACATTAAAAACATATTCAAATCATACATTTACATATCCATATCACAAAGCAATTTCTGTACACGCTAAAAACCAAGGAATGGAATATCCTATGATTTGCTGGAATTACGGACGTCCAAGTGAAGACGGAAAATACTCTGAACGTGTAAAATTTGGAATGATCAGTGTAATTATTCACGAAGTAGGACACAACTTTTTCCCTATGATTGTAAACTCTGATGAGCGTCAATGGGGTTGGATGGACGAAGGTTTGGATACTTTTATGCAATACTTAGCAGAACAAGATTTTGCAAAAGCGCATCCAGAATCTGTGGTTTCTAACGGCGGAAAATATCCTTCACGTAGAGGAGAACCTTCTAAAATTGTTCCGTACATGAAAGGAAGTCAAAATAGATTGTCTCCAATCATGTCAAATCCAGAAAATGTACATCAGTTAGGACCAAACGCTTATGGAAAGCCAGCAACAGGATTAAATATCTTGAGGGAAACTATCATGGGACCAAAAGCATTTGATCACGCATTCAAAACTTACGCACAACGTTGGATGTTCAAACACCCAAGTCCAGAAGATTTCTTTAGAACAATGGAAGATGCTTCTGGAATCGATTTAGACTGGTTTTGGAGAGGTTGGTTTTACACAACTGATTATGTTGACATAGGAATTGAAGGCGTTAAAAAATACCAAGTAGGAACTCGTATCACAGAAAGTGAAAATTATGTATATTATATTTCTGAAGATGATGAAGATTACAAAAAAGAAAACGAAGGAAAAGCAGTATTAGATGTAGAAGGAAACGAATCATTAAAAGAATATTTAATGGATAACTTTACGGAAGCAGAAAGAGCGAACTTAGAAAATCCTAAATATTTCTACGAAGTATCATTTAATAAACCAGGCGGATTGGTAATGCCAATTATTGTTGAATGTACGTATGATGATGGCACTAAGGAAACGGTAAAATATCCAGTTCAAATTTGGAGAAAGAACGACAACAATGCTACCATTGTAATTGCTTCAAGCAAAGAAATCAAAAATATTCAGTTAGATCCTAAACTTGAAACAGCTGATATTGATACTTCAAACAATGTATGGCCACGTGAAGAAGGCAATACGGAGTTCAATAAGTTTAAAGACGATAAGATAAAGCAGTAAATAGTATTATCAAAAATAAAATCATAAAAAACCAGCTTAATTGCTGGTTTTTTTATAACATAGTATTTACTTGTTTATATTTGTAGAATAATAGAACAAAGTATGGCATTATTTATTAGTGGAGGAGAGATAGTTGTAATTATGCTAATTGTAGTTATGGTGTTTGGTGCAGACAAGATTCCTGAAATCGCAAGAGGACTAGGAAAAGGAATGCGCCAATTAAAAGATGCAACCAACGAAATAAAGCACGAAATTCAGAAAAGCGCGGAAGATAGCGGACTAGATACCAACATTGCTGGTGACGTTCAAAAAGAAATAAACAAAGTAAAAGAAGATATCGAAGACATGTCAGGTCCTATTAAAAGGCAACATTAATGTTTAATGAATTACTGACATACGACAAAGAACTACTCATCTATCTAAGCAACCTAGGCGAAATTCACTTTGATGTCTTTTGGGTTTTCGTTACAAGTTTCATCTATTGGATTCCATTACTACTATTTGTATTCTACAAAATTTATAAAAAACTCCCCAAACATCAAGCTAAATACATTATAAGTTACGGACTTTTCATCTTATTCTTTTCTTTACTTTTAGTTGAAATTGTAAAAATAGGAGTCGAACGTATTCGCCCATGTAACGATCCTACAGTAGCGCCATTCATCAATATTATCATACAACCTGAAAATTATAGCTTTTTCTCAGGACATGCAACGGTTTCTTTTGCCTTAACCACTTATTTATTTTTAATACTCAGGAACGTATTTTCTTGGATACGCTATTTATACATGTGGCCGCTATTTTTTATGTACAGTCGGTTGTACTTTGGAGTGCATTATCCTTCAGATATCTTAACAGGAATTATTATTGGAATTATCATTGGAGTTGTATTTTATCGAATTTATAATGCGCGCATACTAAAGTTACAAATTTATTGATATATTAGTTGGAATTTAAACCAATAACCAATTAAACATGAAAAATTTAAACCTTAAATTAGCCCTAGTTATGGTGGCTTTAGGCGTAATTTCTTGTTCTAACGATGCACCTATCATCGAAAACTTAGAAGAAGAAAACAGCGTTGTACTTGTACAGCGTACACCACTTACACCTACAGAAATCAATGCAAAAATTAATGAAACCATTTCAAGTCGAGAAGATTTTGAATGGTCAAACATGGACGCACACATGATATGGAGTGCTACTGTTCATGGAGATCAAATTCTTACCATAGGATATGGAGATAATGAGAACGATTTCAACAAAGAAAATTCTAACGCAAGTGGAATTAAAGACAGATTAATTGAAAGAATTGCTTCTATTGAAGGTGGCGGACAAAAGAAAACTAGCGATTTCTTAATTGATGAAGATGAAAAACTAAACATCATCGATGTGAAAATTGAAGACTTAGCAACGGTTCAAGATTTGTTATCTCAAAAAGGAATTCGTTACATGGAGCCAGCTGGTTACAGATACCAATTACATCAAACCGGAACAACAGAATCTGGCGCAGGATGCGGATATGGTTCTTCAACGTTAAATTCAGGAGATTATACAACAGTAGCGCCAGGCGCAAAAGTACCTTGGACGTTTTACGAACATAACATTCCATCAGCTTGGAATTACAGTACAGGTTCAGGTGTTGGAATTGGAGTGATTGACACTGGATTAACACCTAATAACTCATTAATGAACGGAAGTTTTAATGATGGTTATTCATCTGGAAGATACGTTCAGAAATATGGAACTTACGTAGATTCATGGTGGCCTTGGTCGTCAAGAACTGACGGACCAAATGACAAATGTGGACACGGAACAAGTATGACATCTGTGGCAACAGCACCAAGAAACAACAACGGAATGCCAGTTGGTGTTGCATATAACGCGAACTTAATTAGCTACCGTGGAACTAAAAATGTACTCTTAGATGGTTATCATGAGCAAAAAGGTGTGGCAAATGCACTAACAGCTCTTGGAAACAGAAGCGACGTAAAAGTAATTTCAATGTCTATTGGACATATTTTTTCTATTGGAAGAATAAAGGATGCAGTTAGATATGCAAATAATAGAGGAAAATTAATTTTTGCAGCAGGTGGAACTTCTACAACTTTTACGAACTTCGTAGGAGTAATATTTCCAGCATCAATGAGCGAAACAGTTGCTGTAACTGGAGTAACAGATGCTAATTACTATAAAGAATGTGACATTTGCCACAAAGGAAGTCAAATAGACTTTACAATAGTAATGCAGCGTAATGGTAATGGAAGCAGAACAACACCAGTATTAAGTTACTATAACGGACAAACTGATTATGTAGGTGGTTCGTCAGTAGCAACTGCAACTACAGCAGGAATTGCGGCATTAGTATGGTCAAGACATCCAAGCTGGACAAAAACACAAGTATTAAACAGATTGAAGCAATCTGCAGATTTCTATCCAAACAAAAATTCACAGTACGGATATGGAAATATAGACGCATTGCAAGCAGTTCAATAGAACAGTTGGCATATTTAGTTTAGTAAATAGGGAGAAACTCTTGTCGCAAGGCAAGAGTTTTTTTAGTTTCAAGATTTTCAGAAAAATCTTGAAACTAATCTCGTCGCAGGACGAGATCTCAGTAAGCATTTGAATGTTTTTGCCACGAATACACGAATATTTTTAGTCCGTTTTTCGGAACAAGGTGCAAACTTGCGCTAGCGATTTAGTATCGAGAAATACTTCGTTTCAAAAGATTTCTCGATACAATTTTTCTTCATTTCATTACAAAAAACCACTCGAAATGACGTTTTAAACATTAACAAAAAATAGTTGGAAGCTACTCAATAAGTTAGCAATTTTAACAAACTAACAAACTAACAAACTAACAAACTAACAAACTAACAAACTAACAAACTAACAAACTAACAAACCCGACTAATCGTCAAGCCATCTCTAATAGGTAACACAACGGTTTCCACACGTGAATCTTCTTTTAAAAGTGCATTGTATTCTAAAAGTGCTTTGGTAGAAAAATCATTCTTCTGTAAAGGTTCAATCACTTTTCCGCTCCATAAAACATTATCGGACAAAATAATTCCATTCGGATTCATCTTCTCAATAATCGCATGAAAATAGGCAGGGTAATTTGGCTTATCGGCATCAATAAACACCAAATCGAATGTGGTATTCATTTTAGGAATAATTTCTAAAGCGTCGCCTGTATATTGATAAATTTGACTTCCATAACTTGAAGCATCAAAATACTTGCGTTGAAAATCGTGTAACTCTTCATTAATATCAATCGTATGCAATTCGCCTTCTAGTTGCATTCCTTCTGCCAAACAAAGCGCAGAATATCCTGTATACGTTCCAATCTCTAAAATCGTTTTTGGGCGAATCAATTTAGACAACATACTCAACAATCGTCCTTGATAATGTCCGCTCAACATACGTGGCTGTAAAATTTTCTGATACGTTTCGCGTGTCAACGCCTTTAACAAATCTGGTTCATTCTCTGAATGATTTACAACATATTCATCTAAAGCTTCTGGAATAAAATGCATACTACTTGAATTTGTGCAAAAGTATTAATAAAAAAAGATTCCATTACAGATTACAATTTGAAAAATATCTTTTCATACCCAAAATGGAATCCGTATTTTTGATAAAAATAGCATTCATCATGTTTCAAAATACATTAGCGTATGCAAAATCGCAAGACGCAATAGATCCTCTAAAAAGCTACCGAACTAAATTTCACATTCCAAAAGATGCCGCTGGCAATGAATGGATTTATTTTTGTGGAAATTCGCTCGGATTGCAACCAAAAGTAACGCAAAATTATATTCAACAAGAGTTGAACGATTGGGCAAACTTAGGTGTAGAAGGACATTTTGATGCAAAAAATCCTTGGATGCCGTATCATGAATTCCTCACGGAAAACATGGCGAAAATACTAGGAGCAAAGCCAATTGAAGTCGTAATTATGAATACATTAACGACGAATTTACACTTGTTGATGGTTTCTTTTTATCAACCTATCAAAACAAAATATAAAATTGTCATTGAAAGTGATGCATTTCCATCGGATCGGTATGCAGTAGAATCGCAACTAAAATTTCACGGATTCGATCCAAAAGAAGGATTACTAGAATGGAAACCAAGAAAAGGCGAACAATTACTTCGTATGGAAGATTTGGAAGCTTTGCTTGAAGAAGATGGCGACGAAATTGCATTATTAATGATTGGCGGCGTAAATTATTACACAGGACAATATCTTGACATCAAAAAAATAGCAGAACTCGGACACGCAAAAGGTGCGATGGTTGGAATTGATTTGGCACATGGCGCAGGAAACATTCAGCCAAATTTACACGATTCTAATGTAGACTTTGCGGCTTGGTGTACGTACAAATATCTAAATGCTGGACCTGGAAGTTTAGGAGGTTTATTTGTACATGAAAAACATGCACATAATAAAGAATTGAATCGATTTACAGGTTGGTGGGGACACGATAAAAATACGCGTTTTAACATGCGTTACGATTTTAATCCAATTCCTGGTGCGGAAAGTTGGCAATTGAGCAATCCGCCAATATTATCAATGGCAGCGATAAAAGCGTCGTTGGATATGTTTAATGAAGTTGGAATGGATGCTTTACGCGAAAAATCTGAAAAGTTGACAGCGTATTTTGAATACTTAATCAATGAACTTACTACAGATCGAATTAAAATAATTACACCTTCAAACCCAAAAGAAAGAGGTTGTCAATTATCGATTCAAGTCAAAAATGCTGATAAATCATTACATCAAAAACTGATAGACAAACAGATTATTTCCGATTGGCGTGAACCAGATGTAATTCGTTGTGCGCCAGTTCCATTATACAATACGTTTGAAGATGTTTATAGAATGGTGGACGAATTAAAAAAATGCTTATAACATGAAGAAGAAAGAACATATACTCATTATTGGCGCAGGTTTGTGCGGTTCATTATTGGCGTTGCGATTAGGACAACGCGGTTACAAAGTGACTGTAATGGAAAGTCGTCCCGATTTGCGAACTGTAGATATTTCTGCGGGAAGATCGATCAATTTAGCATTTTCAGATAGAGGAATTAAAGCCATGAAAATGGTCGGAATTGCAGATAAAGTTATGCCTTTGTGCATTCCGATGAACGGGCGTTTGGTACACGATATTGAAGGAAATACGTTTATGTCTAACTATTCTGGTCGTGAAGACGAATATATCAATTCGATTTCCAGAGGTGATTTAAACGCGCTTTTATTAACGGAAGCAGAAGAACATGAAGCTGTAAATATCACATTCAACAAAAAATGTACAGGCATTGATATTGAAGAAAATGTTGCCACTTTTTATTGTTACGATACTAAAAAAGAAGTACAACTAAAAGCAGATGTAATTTTCGGAACAGATGGCGCAGGTTCAATTTTGCGTAAAAGTTATTACTTGGAGCGCAAATTTTTATTCAGCTATTCGCAGAATTATTTAAGTCACGGATATAAAGAATTAAGCATTCCACCAACAAAATCTGGTGGTTTTCGTACAGAAAAAAACGCATTGCACATTTGGCCAAGAGGCGACTTTATGATTATTGCCTTGCCAAACTTAGATGGAAGTTTTACAGTTACGTTGTTTCTGTCGTATGACGAAGGCGAATATAATTTCAACAATTTAACGACAAAAGAACGCGTACAAGAATTCTTTGAAGCACAATTTCCAGATTTAGTACCGTTGATCCCTGAGTTGACAAAAGAATACTTCGAAAATCCAACAGCGCCATTAGGAACCGTAAAATGTTCACCTTGGTCGTATAAAAATAATACATTATTGCTAGGTGATGCAGCGCATGCAATTGTTCCGTTTTACGGACAAGGTATGAATGCGTCTTTTGAAGATGTTGTTGTCCTAAACGAAGTCTTGGACGCGCATGAAGGCGATTGGGAAGTCGTTTTTAAAGCCTTTGAAAAAGCACGTAAAATAGATACAGATGCGATTGCTGATTTAGCCATTGATAATTACTACGAAATGCGCGATCATGTTGCGAACCCGATCTTTAAAGAAAAGCGTAAGTTAGAAATGGATTTGGAAAAAAACTTTCCTGAGGATTATTTCTCTAAATATTCAATGGTAACGTTTAATGAAGACATTCCATATAGCAAAGCCATGAAAATTGGTCGTGCGCAAGATAAAGCGTTATTGAATCTAATTGCAGACGACAAAATTGATACCACGGGCGATTTAAAAGAAATTCTTAAAAAAGTTCAAGCAGAAACCAACGAAATTTTAGACGAAGACAATGTTGCGAAAACAATGAAGCATTAAAAAAGACTTTTATAAGTTATTGTTTGTGGTCTTGATTGGTAATAAGCTTTTGCAATATCTCTGATAGTTTGCAATCGATATTTTTTCAAATTGTAATTATCAGTATACATTTTAAGTTTCAGATTCCATTCTTTACGCTCTTTTTCATCTACTTTGCTAGCTGATTTCGTAATTAAACTTTCAGCTTCTTTTGCACAAGGAGAACTCGGATCTACGTAACGCAATGTATTTAATGCGCCACTATAATCATTGTTGGCTAATTTTGTTTTTGCTGTTAAAATGTTCTCTTTACAGAGTTGTTTTTGATATGCATTGTAAGCTTCTACAGATTTTTGCTGAACATTTCCATAACACTTTTTTGCTTCTCTCGGAATAGTGCTTAATATAGCAATTGCTTGTTGATATTGTTTCATTTGTATGTACGCATCTGCATCTTTGGTGATTTGATCGCAATTATTTTCGTAATATGAGAGAATCTTTTCTTTTCCTATTTTTATAAAATCTTTTAATTTTGGATCTGAAGCACTAATTTTTGAAATTGCATTGTTCAGTGCTTTTTGCTTTGTGGTGCCGCTGCCTTTTAAGGATTTTGAGTACGAAGCGTATATTTTTCGAGTGCTGTATTGTTGTATGAAAAGGCTAAATTCAACTTCTAGAGAAACTAAATTTCGCATTCCGGTAACCGTAGATTCGTCAAATATTTCAAATTTTGGATAGATTAAAAATTCATTAGAATATCCACTTCCTGAAATTCCATTTCTAGTAACAATATGTTGAATTTTTGTTTCTATTTTAGATACTGTTCTTTGCGTTAAATATTCTGAATTATCAGGCAATACAACTGATAGAGAAATCGAATTTAGATCCGCATCTGTATTTTGTGAGTGAATTGTATTTGATACTAAAATCAATACGAACATTAATATTTTTTTAATCATAATTATTGAATTATTATATTAACTTCAGCTTCACTACGTTTCCCTTGTTTAACGGATAAGCCTAATTTATTTTTTATATATTTTCTTAATTTACTAGACAATTTTGTTGCCCTATAATTTCTTCCCGTTTTTGGATCTTTCAGCGGAATTCTAAAATCGTCAATAACCATTGTATTTTCGCTTACACCTTGTATGTGGAAGTTGTTATTATGTGCGTTTACGTCCATCCATTCTTCTAAAAGATCAGAAAGTAAATCACCTTCATCACCTATTTCGGAGTCCATGTTATGTTCTGAATCTTCAATAAATCCAATATTGATTCTTATTGAACGACCATTTTCAATAATACCGCTAAACTTGTCGTTCATGGTATTTAAAAAATCTTCAATACAACTTTCAACAGCTTTCTTTGATAATTTTGCAATATCATCGGTATAGAATTTGCCAGATTCACCTATTTTATTGGAGAGTGATTGTGCGGTGTATGAATCTTTACCTTCCAGAATTAATTTTACAGAATTTCCGGTAGAAGATTTTTGCACAAATACTTCCGTTTCTATAATGATATCTGCGCCAGACAGTCGAATAATTTCTGCTTTTAAATCTGTTTTTTCATCTGATTTTAAAGCCATTTCATTCATGGCTTGTTTTAACTTTTGTGTAAAATCGTACGTTGTAAAACCTCTATCATCAAAAGCTTCTTTAACTTTTGCAATTGCAATTCGCTTATTAAAATCGTCTTCTAAAATTGTCCGAATGTCTTGTCCATCTTTAACCCACGGAATTATCATAATGGTAGGCTGTACTTGCGTTACTTTTTCTTGCGCTTGCAGTTTTAAATTAGAACTTAAAACAATAAAGACAAGAGTTAAAATGTATTTTTTCATAATGGATTATACTTTTAAAGTCCAAATTTTCTAATAACTTTTCGTTCTTCTAAATCTCTTTTTAAGGATAGAATATTAATTTTTATATCATTCGTTCCTGTAAACACTTTGTCCCTTCTTTTATAAGGAGAACTTACATAAGAACTCATCACAAAAGAGCGATATCTATCTTTAAAAAAGGAATCAAAATATGCTTTGTGTTGTGACATTAATGAGTTTTCATTAGCACCAACCATTGGTTTTTCTATACTCGTATTTGGAATACCTCTAAAAAAGATAAGTTCAAACACTTTTCGTTCTGCGTCACCGATTGCTTCGTTTTCACTATTTCCATAACCAACGCTTCTAACTTCTAAGGTTTTGTTTTTTTGTTCATTTAAAACTGTTGCCTCAGCCGTCAATGGCGTGTATACTTTTTGTCCACAATTTGTAACGAATAAAGCAGTTGCAATTAGAATTATAATTTTTCTATACATAGTTATTAATTTTGAGAGTAGCATCTGATTTGTGCGCCTGCGTTGAACTTTTCCAAAATCATGTCGCCACCTTTAGTAACTTTTGCTTCTGAAATTTCTTCACCTTCAACATTAGTAATTTTAATAGTTCCTATTTCTTTTTTTCGGATCAACTCTTTTCCATTCACAATAACTTTTACAAGTTCAACAACTTTAAATTCCTGTTTTTTTCTAGCGCCATTAATATTTCCTGTGTTTATTAATAACATTTTAGCTTTGCTTGAAGATGCTTTTGTAATTTCAATAATTTGTGTAGTTACAGGAAAATTATCAGCAACGAACTTATCAATTGCTTTTTGAGTTCCTTTTAACGAATTAAAAAAAGCTTTATTAGGTGTTTTTGTATCATAAGTACTTACAAGACCTCCTAAAAAAGTTTGCTTTGGTTCAATCAGTTCACTAGCAATAACTTTACCTGTAGCAATATCTATAACTTCTAAGGAGAATGAAATAGTACAAACATAATGCATAGAACTTTTAGAAGTTTTTCGGGTAAAACTTATATGATTTATACTTCCTGTAACAATTTGTTCAGCACCTTCAAAAGAACTCTCCGCAGTAACTTTACCGTCTATAAATTCTTCTTTTTTTTGAAATTCTCTTTCTGCAAGTAGTTTTTTGTAGTTTCCTCTGTCAACGATTTTAAAACGATTGGTATTTTTAATGGCAGCTTTTACTTTGTCTTCAATTGCCTTAATATATTGACTTTCAATGGAAGTACTACCAGTTGATTCAAAAGTAGATATGGCAACTGTTTTTTTCTGAGCAAATCCGATAGTAGTAATTAAAAATATAAGTAAGAAAAGTAGATTTTTCTTCATAAGATCACAAGGTTTTTTTAGGAATAACATAATTGATTATTCTTATTGATTAGTCAATTACAAACTTATTGTGATCT from Kordia antarctica encodes the following:
- the kynU gene encoding kynureninase → MFQNTLAYAKSQDAIDPLKSYRTKFHIPKDAAGNEWIYFCGNSLGLQPKVTQNYIQQELNDWANLGVEGHFDAKNPWMPYHEFLTENMAKILGAKPIEVVIMNTLTTNLHLLMVSFYQPIKTKYKIVIESDAFPSDRYAVESQLKFHGFDPKEGLLEWKPRKGEQLLRMEDLEALLEEDGDEIALLMIGGVNYYTGQYLDIKKIAELGHAKGAMVGIDLAHGAGNIQPNLHDSNVDFAAWCTYKYLNAGPGSLGGLFVHEKHAHNKELNRFTGWWGHDKNTRFNMRYDFNPIPGAESWQLSNPPILSMAAIKASLDMFNEVGMDALREKSEKLTAYFEYLINELTTDRIKIITPSNPKERGCQLSIQVKNADKSLHQKLIDKQIISDWREPDVIRCAPVPLYNTFEDVYRMVDELKKCL
- a CDS encoding S8 family peptidase, with the protein product MKNLNLKLALVMVALGVISCSNDAPIIENLEEENSVVLVQRTPLTPTEINAKINETISSREDFEWSNMDAHMIWSATVHGDQILTIGYGDNENDFNKENSNASGIKDRLIERIASIEGGGQKKTSDFLIDEDEKLNIIDVKIEDLATVQDLLSQKGIRYMEPAGYRYQLHQTGTTESGAGCGYGSSTLNSGDYTTVAPGAKVPWTFYEHNIPSAWNYSTGSGVGIGVIDTGLTPNNSLMNGSFNDGYSSGRYVQKYGTYVDSWWPWSSRTDGPNDKCGHGTSMTSVATAPRNNNGMPVGVAYNANLISYRGTKNVLLDGYHEQKGVANALTALGNRSDVKVISMSIGHIFSIGRIKDAVRYANNRGKLIFAAGGTSTTFTNFVGVIFPASMSETVAVTGVTDANYYKECDICHKGSQIDFTIVMQRNGNGSRTTPVLSYYNGQTDYVGGSSVATATTAGIAALVWSRHPSWTKTQVLNRLKQSADFYPNKNSQYGYGNIDALQAVQ
- a CDS encoding Sec-independent protein translocase subunit TatA/TatB encodes the protein MALFISGGEIVVIMLIVVMVFGADKIPEIARGLGKGMRQLKDATNEIKHEIQKSAEDSGLDTNIAGDVQKEINKVKEDIEDMSGPIKRQH
- a CDS encoding M1 family metallopeptidase, giving the protein MKRKHLYIFAFLIMGANVIFAQDSQEDKKPQGHINSNKFRQLYQEFSTPNMYRTGSGAPGAAYYQQQADYEIDIELDDKNKKMYGVETITYTNNSPDNLEYLWVQLDQNVRAKNSQAKLKNGSSFPRLERASKFVGSYVVDPFDGGFNIDYIKNEKGRPMSFTINETMMRIDLPQPLKAGAKISFSIKWWYNINNHVTNRGRSGYEFFEKDGNYAYVIAQFFPRMAVYNDVEGWQNFQFWGSGEFALPFGNYEVNITVPADHILDATGELQNRKNVFTKDMMKRYERALESYDKPVIIVTQAEAKAAEKDFSTKKKTWKFYAENVRDFAFATSRKFIWDMQAVDINGKKVMAVSMYPKEGNPLWEEYSTKAVASTLKTYSNHTFTYPYHKAISVHAKNQGMEYPMICWNYGRPSEDGKYSERVKFGMISVIIHEVGHNFFPMIVNSDERQWGWMDEGLDTFMQYLAEQDFAKAHPESVVSNGGKYPSRRGEPSKIVPYMKGSQNRLSPIMSNPENVHQLGPNAYGKPATGLNILRETIMGPKAFDHAFKTYAQRWMFKHPSPEDFFRTMEDASGIDLDWFWRGWFYTTDYVDIGIEGVKKYQVGTRITESENYVYYISEDDEDYKKENEGKAVLDVEGNESLKEYLMDNFTEAERANLENPKYFYEVSFNKPGGLVMPIIVECTYDDGTKETVKYPVQIWRKNDNNATIVIASSKEIKNIQLDPKLETADIDTSNNVWPREEGNTEFNKFKDDKIKQ
- a CDS encoding DUF6175 family protein, producing MKKYILTLVFIVLSSNLKLQAQEKVTQVQPTIMIIPWVKDGQDIRTILEDDFNKRIAIAKVKEAFDDRGFTTYDFTQKLKQAMNEMALKSDEKTDLKAEIIRLSGADIIIETEVFVQKSSTGNSVKLILEGKDSYTAQSLSNKIGESGKFYTDDIAKLSKKAVESCIEDFLNTMNDKFSGIIENGRSIRINIGFIEDSEHNMDSEIGDEGDLLSDLLEEWMDVNAHNNNFHIQGVSENTMVIDDFRIPLKDPKTGRNYRATKLSSKLRKYIKNKLGLSVKQGKRSEAEVNIIIQ
- a CDS encoding phosphatase PAP2 family protein — its product is MFNELLTYDKELLIYLSNLGEIHFDVFWVFVTSFIYWIPLLLFVFYKIYKKLPKHQAKYIISYGLFILFFSLLLVEIVKIGVERIRPCNDPTVAPFINIIIQPENYSFFSGHATVSFALTTYLFLILRNVFSWIRYLYMWPLFFMYSRLYFGVHYPSDILTGIIIGIIIGVVFYRIYNARILKLQIY
- a CDS encoding CsgG/HfaB family protein; this encodes MKKNLLFLLIFLITTIGFAQKKTVAISTFESTGSTSIESQYIKAIEDKVKAAIKNTNRFKIVDRGNYKKLLAEREFQKKEEFIDGKVTAESSFEGAEQIVTGSINHISFTRKTSKSSMHYVCTISFSLEVIDIATGKVIASELIEPKQTFLGGLVSTYDTKTPNKAFFNSLKGTQKAIDKFVADNFPVTTQIIEITKASSSKAKMLLINTGNINGARKKQEFKVVELVKVIVNGKELIRKKEIGTIKITNVEGEEISEAKVTKGGDMILEKFNAGAQIRCYSQN
- a CDS encoding FAD-dependent oxidoreductase, with amino-acid sequence MKKKEHILIIGAGLCGSLLALRLGQRGYKVTVMESRPDLRTVDISAGRSINLAFSDRGIKAMKMVGIADKVMPLCIPMNGRLVHDIEGNTFMSNYSGREDEYINSISRGDLNALLLTEAEEHEAVNITFNKKCTGIDIEENVATFYCYDTKKEVQLKADVIFGTDGAGSILRKSYYLERKFLFSYSQNYLSHGYKELSIPPTKSGGFRTEKNALHIWPRGDFMIIALPNLDGSFTVTLFLSYDEGEYNFNNLTTKERVQEFFEAQFPDLVPLIPELTKEYFENPTAPLGTVKCSPWSYKNNTLLLGDAAHAIVPFYGQGMNASFEDVVVLNEVLDAHEGDWEVVFKAFEKARKIDTDAIADLAIDNYYEMRDHVANPIFKEKRKLEMDLEKNFPEDYFSKYSMVTFNEDIPYSKAMKIGRAQDKALLNLIADDKIDTTGDLKEILKKVQAETNEILDEDNVAKTMKH
- a CDS encoding O-methyltransferase, which gives rise to MHFIPEALDEYVVNHSENEPDLLKALTRETYQKILQPRMLSGHYQGRLLSMLSKLIRPKTILEIGTYTGYSALCLAEGMQLEGELHTIDINEELHDFQRKYFDASSYGSQIYQYTGDALEIIPKMNTTFDLVFIDADKPNYPAYFHAIIEKMNPNGIILSDNVLWSGKVIEPLQKNDFSTKALLEYNALLKEDSRVETVVLPIRDGLTISRVC